GTTAAACCTGCTTTGAGGAGGGCTCAGCCTCCAGAAAGGACCTACTGGAGTCTGTTTCCTACCTGAGTTGTTTTAGGCAGCCCTCTTAGTCAGCCTTCAGCATGCCTTCAGCCTTCAGACCCATACCATAAGTAAAACCATTGCTGTCCAAAAGCTCGTTCATGTGCATTTAAAACAATGAAGGGCTGCATGTGACTATTATTAACCTTCTAGGCATAAAAAAGGTTATTACCTTAAAGAATGATTTGTATTAATCAAGTGTCTCTTCATGAAACATTTTCAGGTATACTTTTCAGTAAAAcaagtagcttttttttttccttttcatgtctgtgtgtgtgtgtctgtcccttccaacttcaaagaaaagactAGACATGCCAGGAACTGTGAAATCCtatgtgtgggttttttatcATAGTCTAGTGATTTCAGCAAAGAGCTGAGGAGGCTGCTGCCAACTTTCTCCTCGTCTGAGAGGCACAGGAACCTGATGTCCCAGGGTTCCTTCTCTTGCTCTGGGAATAGTCAAAAGTAAACTCCCATAGAAGGGCTGTCAGACTCCTCAGGGCACGAGCTTCTAGGCCGGTCAAGGTCACAAAAGGCCACTCTCAGTTCTTGTTCCCATTTCTCTGCTAAGGACTAGTGGGAAGGTTTGCCCCATGAGCACATCCAGGGCAGGTTTGCAGCCttagagctgggctgggatccaggCCATCCCCACGATCCCCTTCCTGGCAGTGGGTCCCAGGGTGACTGCAGTGCGGTCAGGTGCGAGGAAGGGCACCCTGGGGAAGAAGCAGCCACCCCAATGGTGAATGTaggcagcagcacatccaggagCTCTACAATTCACATCCTCACACCTCTTGCTCAGGagagagcttttccagcatctcccacattccccacacttaCTGCTTGCCCCACGCAGAGCCCTGGTGCAGGAGCGGgatgctgggcaggcagagagcagagctgctgtttgtcGGTGTGGAAAAGGAGCTGTAGGCCATCTTCTGCATGCAAATAacatcccagcctttccctggagTGCCCTGAGTCCATCTCCTCATGCTGCCTGCCCTAAagcctgcagggatgctgctgtaGTGCTCCAGGGGCAGTGCAGGGAAGGGGGCAGAGGGACACCCATAGTGGTTAccagcccaccccagccccacagggggTGCAGACAGGCATGGGAGAGGGGTGCAgtgctgggacacctccagccaggtgtgccaggcagggcagctgcaCGAGCTGCccctctggggctgggatgaaAAGGAGCCTCTCcatgctccaggctggcaggtgcagcagtgctgagcacagagccaggcacacagagccaggcatgcagagccaggcagggctttGTCCCTGTCAGCTTGGCTTTGTGAGAGcccctggctccaggcaggggAGCCATGGGCCCTGTTGAAGGTGCTGGTCCTGCAGCTCGACTCTGCCTCCTGCCATCAGGGATGGTCCATAAGTCACAGGCCAGGGCAAAGGGAGGGGCTGGTGCTACTAGAcagagctggagccaggctgctggctgttGCTGTTGCTTTCCGAGGGGGTCTTGGCAGTGGAGGAGGTGGCCAGGGAGCCGCTGTTCCTGAAGATGCGGAGCAGCCTCCTCTTGTATCCCCGGAAGGCGAAGAAATAGATGATGGGGTCGATGCAGCAGTTGAGGTTCATGAACGCCACCGTGATTTGCAGGGACATCTTGAAGGCTTGCTGCTCATGGCAGGATGGCTGGTAGAGGATCTTCCTGACCATGAACTGGACAATGTTGAGGTGGTAGGGGctgaagcagagcaggacagccagCAGAACCACCAGGATGACAGTGAAGGCCCGGTGGTGGTGCCCGTTCTTCACTGTCAGCGGGTTCTCCTTGGCCGTCTGGCAGAGCTTAAGGTTGATCCTCACATAGCACACCAAGATGATTCCCACAGGCAGGAAGAAGCCAAGCATGCAGGCCACCAGGAGCAGGTAGGGCAGATTGGGAATCTCCTCAAAGTTGAAGTACTCCATGCAGGTCAGCTTGTCTCCCATCCTGCGCGTCATGGGCCGCAGGAGCAGCGGAGCCGTCTGCAGGAACACCAAGGACCAGATGAGGACGCAGATGGCCCTGGCCCGGCTCATCTTGCGAATCCTGCCGGGGTGCCGGGTGCGCACCACGGCCACGTAGCGGTCCACGCTCACGCAGGTCATGAAGTAGATGCTCACGTAGGTGTTCATGTAGAAAAGGAAAGCTGTGATCCGGCAGAACCAGTCCCCAAAGGGCCAGTCAGACTCCAGGATGTAGTAGGCGATCCTGCCCGGCAGCGCCAGGGTGAAGAGGGCATCGGAGAGTGCCAGGTTCACCAGGTAGAGGTTGGTGGAGTTGAGTTTCTTCTTCCTGCGCTGGAAAGTGATATAGAGGGCCAGGACATTCCCACAGGCACCAAACACCAGAAGGATGGTGTAGAAAAGGGAGAAGGTGACTTTGGTTGAGAAGTGGTGGTTGTGCACATTGCAGCTGCTCTGGTTGCTGGAGGTGAGGTTGGTGGGCAGGAGCACATCCTCCACAAGAGCCATTTCCATGGTGCCTCACGAGCTCTTGCTCTCTCCCTTGGAATAAGAACAGATGTGAAACTTGCAGCTTATTGATAATAGGAGCAGCACTCTTAGAGCTGGCCCTCATCACCAAGCAAaagccctgtcccctcctccctcccagcagcacacagctcgAGTCATTTGGAAAAATGCTTCTCTTGTGATTTTGGTGAGAGCATCTCAAGAGTAGCTGTGAGTCATTCTTTTCTTATCACGAGCTActcttaattttgtttcttcacaAGTCCAATCAATACGAGAAAGGactggaggtgctgggagggGGAATTGCCTGTTGCACAAGGAAGGTCCCAAACTCATCTGGTGGCAATGATATCATTTACTTGTTACTGCAAGGGGAATGGGGGGCTTCATTGAGAAAATGCCCACGAACTGGAGAgccaggcactgggagggctgggggacCGACAGGCAGAAGTGCTGAGGATCGCTTTCACAACCCTCGGGCAGGACCAAAGCAGCaacaaaactgaagaaattcaaagagaggaaaaaaactagctttccaccaaaaaaccccgcaaccttccccaaaaatcccgtGACCCTTGCTCGTCCGAtcagggagctggggacaccccggcACCGAACCCCGCTCCCCGCACGTCCTCCCGCTGCTCTCCCCGCTTTGGGCACGGGGTCCGGGCTCATGCCTGGTGACAGCGGTGTCCCCTCGGCtgcggggctgcagcagctcccgggACGCGTCTGCCGCCCGCCGCGAGCACCGCCGGGaccgggacgggacgggacgggatgggatggaatgggacgggatgggacaggacgggacgggacgggacgggacgggacgggatgggatggaacggaacgggacgggacgggacgggacgggacgggacgggatgggatggaatgggacgggatgggacgggacggaacgggacgggacgggacgggacgggatgggacgggacgggCGCAGCGCTGCCTCTTCTCTCCCCCGGCGGCGCGGACCCCGAGGGGCTGGGATGCTCAAACCCACAAGCACGAAAGGGAGGTCAGGGGCTCCAACCTGAGTGCCACGGTGCCGCCGccttcttctcttcctcctcctgctcctcctcccgccCGACTTTTGGGGGGCAGCGAGCGCGGAGCCTCCTGCCCGCGTCCGGCACTGGGGCTCCCCGGCAGTGTGAGCGTCTCCCGGGATTCGCTCACATTATAAAAGCACCgtgagatttggggttttttgtttgttgttttttgttggggttttttttccttagggtTAGTAAAACTGTGTTCTTTCtgggtggggcttttttttttttttctctttcggTATGTGAGAGGCACGCTGTCGCCGCGGGGGATATTCTCAGCAGTGGCTGTTCTGGAGAAGATAAATGACTGTACCTGCGCGGCAATCGCTCCCGACATCTGAGCCGACTTGGGGTTTTACTCTGAAAACTTCTACAAGGATGCAAAATGCAACTGAACGTCGAAAACACCTTCAGCTCTGGTTCACGTGCGGTCCGGAGTGCTCAGCCCGGGCACATGCACATGGCCACAGCAGCACGATCAGACCGCGGCAGCTTTTACAATAAATTGTGGCAAATCTTCAAAGGAGCTTATTGTGCCTGTGGCCAGTGCAAGCCATGCTGTGGCTATGGTGAAACCCAGATTTGCCTCTCACACACACATAGACATCACCAGGCACGGCTCCTTAGCGCAGAGACTGAGTTGAATGAAAGGATTTGCCCTtagtggaaaaatatttttgttattaatacGACACATTGTGCTGTGAAAGTGGGGCAAAGCCCCTTGTCCCAGCTGGAACTCTCATGGcgggctctgtccccacagagTGCTGAGCAGTGGAGGGCTGTCATTTATGCCTCAGCCCTGTATGTGTGTGTCTTACAGCATGGAGAGAGCACTTTCCTTCCCAGCACTTCCCAAATGTTTGCAGAAGTGCAGCCTgccctgtggccagcaggatggCCTTCCCCATGGTGGCTTTTTTACTGGAGACCACTAGGGTTTTCAAATCCCAAGAggaatttttatgcttttttaaatggttctagagtttgggttttttttgtggtggtggtgatgatCTTGCTAGTGTCTGGTTTTATCCCTCAAAAAAATTCCTAATAAACCAGGAAATTCCCATCATGGGGCATTCAGGATGCTACTGAAAAACTGAAGCCAAGAAATACAAAGGTTAAGATTACAGTCAAGCTAAACTTCCATATTTCCCTCTGGGTCAGTAAAGCTCCACTAATTATTTAATTGCATAATATTTCTAATGTTTTAAAACAGTGACATTAAACTCAGTACTAATCTGTGTACTCATGTACTGTGAGTCATTTGTATGGAAATTACACATTATGGTCATGAATTTACTAGAAATTGAAGGTACCCAGCAAGAGTAATAGTGAAAATTGGCTAACAAGTTTATCTGCTAATGGAGATTCTTTTGTTGCTCGAGGGTTTATATTACACAGAGGGAAAGGTCAGCTAATAACAGAATAACTGCTGagtaaattattaaaaatattccctAGTAAAACAGGGGTTTTCTACTTGCACATCTGTCAAGAGTTAGTTAAGCTAATCAGACTTGGTGGGGCTCGAATGTTCTTGAGCTGTTTCATCGTGACAGTGAAAACAGCCAATGGATTTAACATTAGAGAGCTGTTACATCGACAGAAATGCTGAGCCCACCCCAGCGGGTGGACCCAGGAccgtcccttcccctcccaaaaGCCCTGACAAGCAGGAcaaacagctgcagctgagaCAAACAAACACTGCTCCCATCGATCCGGGGCTCACTGCGGCACCGCCGCTGCAAagctcctgcccaccctcatCACGGTCTCCCCCACGAGAGTTTTATCTCCACAAATTAACACCGTCGAGGAAATACACTTGGATGAAGCTCAGCAAAATGCCGCTGGCTTCCACCCAGGGGCCCGCAGCGCCTCGGACCGGCCGGCATCACCAGTGcgtggcagggatggatggggaggTTTGTGATGCAAATTCAGGCCCGGGACTTTTCCGAGCAGTCAAACAGGCCCTTTGTAcagcccctcctgtcccctgggcTCGCCAGGCTCTAAAAGGAGAGCTGCAGATCCCAGGCGGGGAATCATGTGCTGAtggcccagagctgccacctGCCTGGGCATGGGGGCTTCCCATGGAGCCCACGGGAGCGGGAAGCGCCGGCCCTGTGTAAAGGGGGTCTGGATACAGGAGGGTCGGTGGGGTCTCAGCCCCTCCTCccccagaggaggaggatgacCAAGTGGCATCACCAACCTCAAAAACAGCAGGAAGAGCCCAAAGTTCTGAGTGACAGCCGTGTCCAGGGTGACACCTGTGCCCAGGCCCTTGGGAATAAGACA
The nucleotide sequence above comes from Molothrus aeneus isolate 106 chromosome 2, BPBGC_Maene_1.0, whole genome shotgun sequence. Encoded proteins:
- the LOC136571209 gene encoding G-protein coupled receptor 183-like, which codes for MALVEDVLLPTNLTSSNQSSCNVHNHHFSTKVTFSLFYTILLVFGACGNVLALYITFQRRKKKLNSTNLYLVNLALSDALFTLALPGRIAYYILESDWPFGDWFCRITAFLFYMNTYVSIYFMTCVSVDRYVAVVRTRHPGRIRKMSRARAICVLIWSLVFLQTAPLLLRPMTRRMGDKLTCMEYFNFEEIPNLPYLLLVACMLGFFLPVGIILVCYVRINLKLCQTAKENPLTVKNGHHHRAFTVILVVLLAVLLCFSPYHLNIVQFMVRKILYQPSCHEQQAFKMSLQITVAFMNLNCCIDPIIYFFAFRGYKRRLLRIFRNSGSLATSSTAKTPSESNSNSQQPGSSSV